ACTGCTAATGGAGATTTCTCTGGCGAGTAATCCCTCATTAGGCCGGTATAAGGTGGCTACGCGTTTGCCAAAGGCTTTTATAACTATCATGGCTTGCCCGCGGACCTGCTGATCTAAAGCCCACATCAGGGATAATGAGCCCTTAACCAGACGCGCCAGCGGCCGCCGATAAAACCAATCGCTATCTAGGTTGGTTGACGGCAGCTCGGGCGGATACATTCCCTTTAGATTCAACCAAACAAAGGCCAAGGCTGAGAAGAACAACAACTGGGTTTGCGTCAATATATGAGTTAGGTCATACGCGCTGTAGTTAGTTGAATAGGGCAGGTGTTGATAGAGCAAATTTGGGAAACTGCCGATACCGATACACAGGGCTGCCGCAATAGACATTGCCAGCAACATATTGCGCGGCGCTTCTTTGCAGCGAATGCCAGAGTCGTGGGCAAAAAACGCAAAGTAGGGAATTTTGATACCAGCGTGATGGAACACACCCGCTGAGGCAAAAAGTAGCAGCAACCAGGTAATGTCGTAGCCCTCTTTCAGGGCCGCCGACATAATCATCGACTTACTAACAAAGCCACTGAACAGCGGGAAGGCAGAAATAGATGCCGCACCGACAATACACAGGATCGCGGTCTTCGGCATAGACTTGTAAAGTCCGCCCAGCTCGGAGCCATTGATACGGCCGGTTCGGTATAGCACTGCCCCCATGGACATAAACAGCAGGCCTTTAAAGATAACGTCGTTAAAGGCGTGAGCGACGGCGCCGTTAATGGCCAGCTCGGTACCAATGCCGATACCAATAATCATAAAGCCTAACTGGTTAATTAAACTGTAGGCCAGCACGCGCCGAAGGTCGTTTTCTATTACTGCGAAAAAGATCGGGAAACAGGCCATTACCGCACCGATCGTCACCAGTAACTCGGTGCCGGGAAATGCGCGGGCCATGGCATAGATCGCCACCTTGGTGGTGAAGGCGCTCAGGAATACCGTGCCTGTGGGCGTCGCCTCTGGATAGGCGTCGGTGAGCCAGGTATGGAATCCCGGAAATGCACACTTGATGCCGAAGGCGATGAATATCAGCCAGGCGGCTAGGCCCTCTAGACCAATATAAGTGAATTCAAGGCTGCCGGTATTTTGATAGTGGATGATAATCCCGGCCAGCAGTAGCAAGCCCGACACAACCTGGAGAATCAGATAGCGCATTCCCGCGCTATAGGCTCTGTCAGTGCCCCGCGCCCATACTAGGAATACCGAGCTTAAAGCGAGCATTTCCCAAAACAAAAATAGCGTCAGCAGGTCGCCAGCAAATACCGCACCTAGGGCGCTACCGGCATAGAGCATGGCGGCCGATTGCTGTACGCGATCTTGCACATGCAGTGAGTAAATAACCCCAATCAGGGCGGCAATGTGGAAGAGATAACCAAACAACAGGTTCAGATTATCCAGTTTGACCGGAGTTAGCTCCAGGCCCATAAAGGAGGCTAGCACGGTGTAATTTTCGGGCAGCTGCCATAAATTTACGGCACTAAGGGCAATGGTGCCCAGCAAGGCGGCCGCGCGCACTCGCCCCTGGCAGAGACCAGCCAGTATGGCGCCTAGGTAAAACAGTAGGAAAGGAGGCAGTTCAATGCTCAACACGGTTGGACTCCTCTACCTTTGGTTCGTCTTGCTGATAATAGTTTTCATCACGCATCACCACTTTGCGCATGAGTGTTGCCACCAATACCAACACCACACATCCCACAAAACCGTATAGGGGATAAAAACTAAAGAGTCCTTCCCAGGGGTGTTCCGTATGACGATGAACCACTAGCTCCAGTGCCACCAGCAGACCACAAATGACATACAGGCCAGTGAGGATGTGCTTCACATTTTTAGGTTTGTCGAAGAAATCTTGAGATTCACTCATGGCATGGGCACCTCATTAAAAATCCCCGTCGCGAGTTCGTAGGGAATGTCCGGCCAGAAAAATAATGCTATGCAGGCGAGACTGGTAATTATGATGGCCAGCAAGGCCGGCAAAGGCGCTTCCTTTATCGCAACTGCGGCGGTGCCAGATTTGGATTGTTCTTTTAAGAATTTTTCCCCTGGGAAAAATGCTCGCAGTGGAATGGGTAGCAAGTAGGCAATATTAAGCAGCGAGCTGACTAGTAAGATCACCATCATTGCCCACTGCCCGGCATCCATGGTGGCGCTTAGTAGTAACCACTTACTCCAGGTGCCACCTGTGGGCGGTAAGCCAATAATGCTTAGCGCACCGATAAAGAAGGCCACCATGGTGATGGGCATTTGCCGCCCCAAGCCACGCATTTGGCTGATTTCACTTTTATGGCTGGCAACAAGAATGGCACCGGCGCAAAAGAACAAGGTAATTTTTCCCACCGCGTGCATGGCAATATGGGTGGCGCTGCCTATCACGCCGCTCTGGGTGGCTAAAAACGCACCCATACTAATATAGCCAAGCTGACTCACAGTTGAGTAGGCGAGTCTCGCTTTGAGATTGTCTTGGCGCATGGCAACGAGTGATGCCAGCAACACCCCTGCGCCAGCCAAGTAGAGAAGATAATCAGTAAGCGGAATTTCCTGTAGGCGATCGAGGCCAATAACAAAGATCAGGATCTTTAAGAGGCTGAATACGCCCGCTTTCACCACCGCAACGGCGTGTAGGAGTGCGCTAACCGGAGTGGGCGCCACCATCGCCGCTGGCAGCCAGCGGTGAAAAGGCATCATGGCTGCTTTCGCCACACCGAATACGAAAAAGGCTAGGAGTATCGAGAGTAGAGGACCGGAGAATTCATCAGGCAGAATGCCGCCTAGACGAAATTCCAGAGTACCGCTGATAACCCAGGTAAATATCATTGCCGGTAAAAAGAAGGCGATGGAGGTGCCCATTAAAATCGACAAATAGACCCGGCCACCTTGCTTGGCTTTTTCGGTTCCGGCATGAGTTACCAGTGGGTAGGTGCACAGCGAGAGCACTTCATAGAAAACAAACAGGGCAAAAAGGTTGTCCGCGTAAGCGATGGCCATAACCGCTGAGATTGCTATGGCAAAACAGGCGTAAAAGCGGGTTTGATTTTTCTCATCGTGTCCGCGCATATAGCCAATGGCGTACAGCACTGTCACCGGCCAAAGGGAGCTGGCCACCAAGGCGAACAGTAAACCTAAGGCCTCAACCCGGAAACTCAAGCTAAGACCGGGCAGAATATCTAGCCAGTGTCCATGTAAGGCTACGCCACCCTGCCACTGCTTATAGATTGCAATATTGGTCGCCAGCAACACCAAGCCAATGACGATGGAGACGGCTTCCCGAAGATTGGGGAAGCGTCCTGTCACACTAATTAACAGTGCTGCCAGTAAAGGCAGCGCGATGGCGAAATTTATTAACATAGATTCGCTACTCATCACCGAATACCCTCTAGCAGGCTGCGGGCAGCCTCAGCTGTAATTTCAATGGGGAGTCGGGTATCAATACCAAAATACACATTAGCGGAAATCAATATCCACAGTGGAATCAGCATCATCAGCGGTGCTTCTCCTGTGGGCGCACCGGCCTCAGACTCTTTGAAATACAGCCTTTCGACAACGCGCCAGATATAGGCCAGTGCTAACAGCGAGCCCATTACAATCAGCATGGCTAGCGGCCAACGACCAGATTCAATAGCTGCACTCACCAGATACCACTTGCTGATAAAGCCCACCGTGAGCGGCACACCTATTAGACTCAAGCCGCCGATGGTAAAACTCAGCGACGTGATCGGCATGCGCTTGCCCAAGCCATTGAGGGCGTCAAGTTGACTGCTGCCGAGGCGATACACGATGGCGGCGATTGACAGGAACAAGCCGCCCTTCATTAAGGCGTGATTAAACAAATGCAGCAGTGTTGCCTGCATACCTAGGGCGCTTCCCAAACCGATACCAATGAGCATGTAGCCAATTTGCGCGACACTCGAATAGGCAATCGCCTTTTTAATATCTAATTGGAAGATGGCGGTAGTTGAGGCGCTGAATACTGCCAGCACACCCAGGGCAACAAGAATGTCTGTCAGCGGCAGCGCAGCGGTTTCTAGCTGACCATCAAACACCGTGTAGGTGAATCGAATCAGCAGATATACCGCTACCTTAGTTGAGCTAGCAGCAAGAAATGCGGTGGCAATAGATGGCGCCTCGGCGTACGCCTTGGGAAGCCAGAAGTGCAAGGGGAACATGGCCATCTTCAGGCCGATACCCACCACAATAAAAGTATAGGCAACAAAGACAGCTTGGGAGTCTTCTACCTTCGGTAAGCGCACGGCTAAATCTGCCATATTCAAGGTGCCGGTCATCATATACATGAAGCCGATACCGATAAGAATAAAGGTGGCGCCGATGGTGCCCATAATGAGGTAGCGGAAGGCGGCCCATAGGGCTTGTCGACGCTTGCCTAAGGCGATCAGAGTGTAGGTGGAGAGAGATGACACCTCAAGAAACACAAAGACGTTAAAGGCATCACCGGTTGATAGTATCCCCAGCAAACCGGCTAAACACAGCAGCCAGGCAACATAGAAAAACAGCTGTTTATCGGGCTCAATTTCTTTTTGAATACTGGTTTGAGCGGCAAACAAACAGACTGTACTGCTCAGTGAAATAATGACTAGCAGCCACGCGCTCAGTAAATCTAGGCGATACTCAATGCCCCAGGGCGGAGCCCAGCCACCCAGCTCATAGGTCAGGCTACCAACATCGTAGACCTGCGCCAAAAGCAGACAAGCGATTAAGAAAGATACCGCACTGACCAGCAGCGCAAACAGCCAGGCGGCCCGGTTGCGACCAACGATAAGGCAGCAGGGGGCGCCCAGCAGCGGTACGATAACCTGAAGAATAATTAGATGGTTTAGCACGAAAGGTCTCTTTTCTGAATGTCGGCTTCTTCGATACTGCCGTAAGCTCTTTTGATTCGGATGGTCAACGCCAAGCCCAGCGCCGTGGTGGCAATGCCAACCACGATCGCGGTTAGAATTAGTACATGGGGCAGAGGATTGGAGTAAACATTGCCAGAGTCATTCAATATTGGCGCAGTACCACTTGTGACCTTGCCGGCGCTGATATAAAGGATAAATACCGAGGTCTGGAAGATATTCAAACCAACCAGCTTCTTCACTAGATTGCCCTGAGCAATAACGATATAAAAACCAATCATCATTAGCGCAACGACGATCCAGTCATTGTAATGAGAAAAAATAATACTCATCCGTCTTTACGTCCTTGTTTGTCGAGTTGGCTTACAAAACTGTAGAAGATCAGCACCATCACTGCCGCGACCGTAATACCCACGCCCAGCTCAATTACAATAATACCAATGTGCTGCCCGGTAATTGGATTGCCGGCCAGTACTGAGTAATCCAGAAAGTTGCCGCCCAAAAGCATCGATGAAATGCCAACCGAGCCGTAAAGCAGGGCGCCAAAGGCGGCTAGAAAACGAAGCGCGGGGACATCTACAACCCGGCGCGCAAAATCCACACCGAAGAACATCGTGTAAAGAATAATTGCTGCAGCGAAAATAACCCCAGCCTGAAACCCCCCGCCGGGGCCATAATCGCCGTGAAACTGCACGTAGAGGCCAAAGATCATAATAGGCGGAATCAAAATCTTACTGACGATCCTAAGTACTTTATGGCTGTGAGCGCCCTCAGCCTTGGGAAGTATGGGCAAGGCGCCGGTGCTTAGTAATGACATCACACCGATAGCCGCAGTAAAGACCACCACTACTTCACCGAAGGTATCAAAGCCGCGATAGCTGGCCAGCACTGAGGTGACTACATTGGGAATGCCAATTTCGGCGGCAGAATCGGAAATATAGCGCGGCGCAACGTGCAGCTGTGCAGGAGAATTTGCGTCGCCAAATGATGGCAGACCCAGCGTGCCATAAATTAATAAGGCGCCAGTGATGCCCACCAGAATCAGCGCCGGTAAGCTCCTCGATCTAGCGCAGGTTTCATGTCTTCCTACTAGCGCTAGGGTTAGCAGCATCAATAGGGGGGAAATGCCAGAGCCGACGGCCGCCTCGGTAAAGGCGACATCTACCGCGTCCATCAAGACAAAAAAGCTTGCCGACAAAAATCCGTAAACACCCGTTAACATCACAACCGCGACTAAGTCGCGGCTATGCGCAATCGCCAACGCAGTCACTACCAGCATGCTGAGTAGGCTAATATCAAGTAAGAGTTCTATGACCTCACCCTCCCAAACCAATCATATACACTCATTGCCCATCACCCCGTTGTTGCCGAGTCCAAATTGCCTTGGCCAAAGCATGGCTGGCAGCTGGGCTGGTGAATAAAAGGAATAGCAATACCATCACTAATTTAAGAAGCACCAAACTCCAACCGGCCAGCAGCATTAAGCCGCCTAATATCAGCACGGTCGCCATGGTCTCGGATACACCGGCAGCATGCATTCGGCTGAGCGTGTCTGGAAAACGCAGCACACCGAGCGCGCCGGTAAAAATTAGAAAACAACCGCTGAGCAGCATTAGGCCGCTCAAAACGTCGACAAAAGTAGTCATTCCGATTCCCCCTGCTGCTGCAATCTGTCGGTGTACTCAAAGTAACGCAGCAAGGCGATAACACTAATAAAATTCATCAAGGCATAGACCAGTGCAATATCCAAAAACTCTGGCCGCCCAGACAAGAAGCCCAGCACCGCAATAAACAGTACCGTCTTGGTACCGAACAGATTCACTGCCAGAACACGGTCAAACACACTGGGGCCGGCGATGGCGCGAAAGATCGCCATGGCCATCACAATAAGCAAGGTAATAGCGGTAATAGATAGAATCATTGTTCTAACCTGCTGACACGATCACTCATCTCACCGTCTTCCAATTCTGCGATATTTTCTGGCACCAAAGCGTGTACCAAAATGGTGGTTTCATTGACCTCTAAGGACACGGTACCCGGCGTGAGGTTGATGGAGTTGGCGTAGATAACCCGCCCCATGTCGGTCTTCTGAGGAAGGTTTAAAGTTTTGACCATAGGTTGAATAGACCCGTTGCCCAGCCATACGCGCTTAATCACATCCCAATTACTGAGGATAATTTTCCACGCCAGCCAAACATAATAGTTCGGTAGTGCTAAGGTAAGATGAATCGGCTGGGATTCGTGATCGATCACGTCCATGCGATGACATATCCACACCACAAAGGCGACAGAGCCAATGCCAAAGCAGATCATAAGAAAATTATAATGCCCGGAATTCGCGAGCCATATTCCTGATAGAAGCGCAGAAATACTGATGGTATGACGCATTAAATTATCCTTAAGCCGAGTCGACTTTCCTCTCGCTAATTCCAAATCAAAAACCAATTATGGCCATCAACAGAGGTAATGAGCCTTAAATATCTGTTCCAGCAATGATGCTGCGGTGCCGGTGTAAGTCGGACTAGACTCATCAACAACCAGTATCGCAAGCTCTCTGATGGTGGTCGATTCAGAAAGGCAGTATTTAACTGTTTTTAAAGTATTGATACTTGTCGAACCGCTAGGAGCGCGGGAGAGCAAGGCGCGTTGTGTAAAACTCAGATCACCCATTTCGCCAATTCGAATATGTGAATTGGCCTCTATATACCCTCTTATAAACGCCGCGCAGGCAGAATCTGCCACACCGCTGTCGGCATTTAATGATGCTTCACAACTACCACTCAAGTGCTCAGCGCTCATGGGCTTTAAGCCATACGCTGCACCACAAAGAGTCAAAGCTAAGAGGGCGGCAATAAATCGAGACGTATGAAATGTTGTTTTCATTATATTCATAGGTAAATCCAAGATTTGCGTCAGTTTACTTTGGCATTGCCGAGAATGGCAAGCATATGTACCTCCTTATAGCCTTGATTTGGGCCTTTTGGGTGTCGTACGGCCCTCTTTTTTTAACTATATGGTGACGACTCAGAGTGCGCTTCAAGCTCATCAAGGTTAGTCTACACATTAGCAATCCGCCAACGCGCGGCTTATTCTGGCAGGATAATCTATGCGCCAATGCTAGTATTAAAAATGAACGAGTGTTCATCACATAAGGGAAAGATAATGTCTCATAGCGATGTTGCTACACCCGAGTGGCAGGCAGGTGAAACCCAGCAGGCTCCAATCATCGATGCCTATCCAGAGTTTGAACCGGGCAGTTACACGTTCAAGGGTGTGACTCGCCCGGTCTATAAATCCGGAAAAGGCCCTGCCATTGTCGTGATTCATGAAGTGCCTGGAATCTATGATGACGTGTGTGATTTTGCTCAGCGCTTAAATGAGGAAGGCTTCACAACGTATTTGCCCTCTTTACTTGGCACGCCAGGGATGAACTACTCCACCCCAAACCTTATTAAGTCCATGTCTAAGCTTTGCGTGTCTAAGGAATTTAATCGCTTCGCGTTTCGCGAGGAGGCGCCCATTGCCGATTGGTTAAGAGCATTGGCGCGCGATGCTCACCGCGCTTGCGGCGGGCCTGGCGTTGGCGCTATAGGCATGTGCTTTAGCGGCGGATTTGCCTTGGCGATGATGGCCGATGAGTCGGTGATTGCTCCGGTACTGTCGCAGCCCTCCATGCCATTTATGCTCACTAAAAAGCTTCGCCATGACATCGATGTAAATCCCAAGGACATCCCTAAAATAAAAGCCCGAATGGAGCGCGATGATATATGTCTTATTGGTCTTAGATTTAGCGGCGATAAGATGGTGCCTGGTGACCGCTTTAAATATTTAACCGAGTTGCTCGGCGACAAGTTTGTCGGTATTAGTATTGACTCTTCACCGGGTAATTCAAACAACATCAAGGCGGCGGCACATTCTGTTTTAACTCGTGACTATGTAGACGATGAACACCATCCCACTTACCAAGCGTTTCAAAAGGTATTAGCGCTATTTAAAAAACAACTTATGCCAGTGCCAGCGCAGGTCGAGTGATAATTCGGGATATGCAGATCTTTAGTCTCATAGTGGTATTGTTGCGAGGGGCTGGCAAACCGATATTGATTGAAATTAGAGCTATTAGGCAATAGACGGCGCGGCTGAGAAGGGAGTAATTTACAAGGCTTATATAAAAACACTATGGGAGCATAAAGTATGGCTACGACAGAGTGCATTCGGTATAGCAGTGATTATAAATACCAGCTCGCAGATACTTATGAAATTAAAATTCTAATTACCCCAAAAGATGACATTGACGTTGATTTCATTGCCTTGACGGCCGGCGGCACTCTGCTTATTAAGAAGGGCTATGCCTGGGATGGGCCGTCGGGGCCGATAAAAGATACCGAGGAAAACATGCGAGCCTCGCTGGTGCATGACGCCCTCTATCAGTTAATGAGAATGGAGGAGCTGAGTACCAGAAGTCACAGAAAAGCTGCAGATCAATTGTTTAAGGATATATGCAAGGAAGATGGCGTATCCAATTTCTGCGCTTCGGCCTACTATAAGGCCCTACGTAAATTTGGTAAACCGGCCGCCAGCGCACAGAGCAAAAAAATCGTACACCTTGCGCCAAAACCATAAGTCGAATAAGCATTCCCTAACTTTGGTTTACATGCCACATTGCTGAGGAGCAAAGAGCTTTAATCCTTGTTGGCAGAATTAAGGTCACGCGAAGCATTGTAAAAAGCTAAGGTTGGCCAAGCCCGTTATTTAATAGAAACGCTAAAAGTTGGCTGGCGTTGGACTCGTATTATTTTAGCCAACTATTGTCAGCCGCCCATTGCGGCTCTATGCGCAAGCCAATAAGGAGTAGTACATGAACGCAACGTTGATTTTTTGGCCAGTTTTGGCCCAAGTAGTTTTGACCATTCTGGTTTTTATTTTGATGGGAGTTAGAAAGGCTAAATCTGTAAAAGCGGGCACGGTCAATCGTAAAGCTGCCGCTTTAGATAATAGAGTTTGGCCCGCTGATGTTGTGCAAGTATCCAATAATATTGCCAACCAATTTGAAACCCCAATATTGTTTTATGTGCTCTGTATTGTGCTTTACATCAGCGGTGGTGTCGGTGTGCCGGCGCTCGTCTTAGCATGGGCATATTCCTTAAGTCGCTATGCTCATGCCTTTGTACATACCAGCTCGAATTACGTGCCGACCAGAATGCGGATCTTCTTATTCGGTATTTTGGTTCTACTGCTTATGACCCTACTTGCAGGTTTTGAGCTGGCATCCTTAGGGTAGGCTCCTATACAGGTGCTTAAGCCTGCTGCTACTGAGCAGTACTGCTTAGGCAACGGTCTTATGGGAGTGAAGCGGGGGGTATCTTCCATGAATGTTGATCTCTTGATTGTAGCGGGCTCATTTAGCTTGCTTGCTGCGGGCCTCCATGTCGGTATCGTGTTAGTGGGGCCAAGTTGGTTTCGCTTGTTCGGGGCAGGAGAGTCCATGGCATTGATGGCCGAAAACGGTTCTCTAAAGCCAACGCTGATAACCCTTGGTATCGCCGTGGTTTTACTAATATGGGCAGCCTACGCTTGGTCTGGCGCCGGCCTCTTGCCAAGTATGCCTTTCACCAAATTAGCTCTATCCGCGATTACGGCTATTTATTTAGTTCGTGGCCTAGGTGGTTTAGTTGCACCATTTGTTACCGATCATTATCAAATTCAACAGAACAGCTTGGCGTTTTGGCTATGGAGCTCAGCAATTTGTTTAGTCATTGCTTTATTCCATTTACTGGGTCTAATGGCGGTATGGCAAACTCTATAAAATCCCTTAGTGATCTCTTAGGGCTGACATTGGCATTATAATAA
This portion of the Zhongshania sp. R06B22 genome encodes:
- a CDS encoding Na(+)/H(+) antiporter subunit D, producing the protein MLSIELPPFLLFYLGAILAGLCQGRVRAAALLGTIALSAVNLWQLPENYTVLASFMGLELTPVKLDNLNLLFGYLFHIAALIGVIYSLHVQDRVQQSAAMLYAGSALGAVFAGDLLTLFLFWEMLALSSVFLVWARGTDRAYSAGMRYLILQVVSGLLLLAGIIIHYQNTGSLEFTYIGLEGLAAWLIFIAFGIKCAFPGFHTWLTDAYPEATPTGTVFLSAFTTKVAIYAMARAFPGTELLVTIGAVMACFPIFFAVIENDLRRVLAYSLINQLGFMIIGIGIGTELAINGAVAHAFNDVIFKGLLFMSMGAVLYRTGRINGSELGGLYKSMPKTAILCIVGAASISAFPLFSGFVSKSMIMSAALKEGYDITWLLLLFASAGVFHHAGIKIPYFAFFAHDSGIRCKEAPRNMLLAMSIAAALCIGIGSFPNLLYQHLPYSTNYSAYDLTHILTQTQLLFFSALAFVWLNLKGMYPPELPSTNLDSDWFYRRPLARLVKGSLSLMWALDQQVRGQAMIVIKAFGKRVATLYRPNEGLLAREISISSMVAWMCGLLAVILLMSFV
- a CDS encoding proton-conducting transporter transmembrane domain-containing protein, with the protein product MSSESMLINFAIALPLLAALLISVTGRFPNLREAVSIVIGLVLLATNIAIYKQWQGGVALHGHWLDILPGLSLSFRVEALGLLFALVASSLWPVTVLYAIGYMRGHDEKNQTRFYACFAIAISAVMAIAYADNLFALFVFYEVLSLCTYPLVTHAGTEKAKQGGRVYLSILMGTSIAFFLPAMIFTWVISGTLEFRLGGILPDEFSGPLLSILLAFFVFGVAKAAMMPFHRWLPAAMVAPTPVSALLHAVAVVKAGVFSLLKILIFVIGLDRLQEIPLTDYLLYLAGAGVLLASLVAMRQDNLKARLAYSTVSQLGYISMGAFLATQSGVIGSATHIAMHAVGKITLFFCAGAILVASHKSEISQMRGLGRQMPITMVAFFIGALSIIGLPPTGGTWSKWLLLSATMDAGQWAMMVILLVSSLLNIAYLLPIPLRAFFPGEKFLKEQSKSGTAAVAIKEAPLPALLAIIITSLACIALFFWPDIPYELATGIFNEVPMP
- a CDS encoding monovalent cation/H+ antiporter subunit D family protein; its protein translation is MLNHLIILQVIVPLLGAPCCLIVGRNRAAWLFALLVSAVSFLIACLLLAQVYDVGSLTYELGGWAPPWGIEYRLDLLSAWLLVIISLSSTVCLFAAQTSIQKEIEPDKQLFFYVAWLLCLAGLLGILSTGDAFNVFVFLEVSSLSTYTLIALGKRRQALWAAFRYLIMGTIGATFILIGIGFMYMMTGTLNMADLAVRLPKVEDSQAVFVAYTFIVVGIGLKMAMFPLHFWLPKAYAEAPSIATAFLAASSTKVAVYLLIRFTYTVFDGQLETAALPLTDILVALGVLAVFSASTTAIFQLDIKKAIAYSSVAQIGYMLIGIGLGSALGMQATLLHLFNHALMKGGLFLSIAAIVYRLGSSQLDALNGLGKRMPITSLSFTIGGLSLIGVPLTVGFISKWYLVSAAIESGRWPLAMLIVMGSLLALAYIWRVVERLYFKESEAGAPTGEAPLMMLIPLWILISANVYFGIDTRLPIEITAEAARSLLEGIR
- a CDS encoding cation:proton antiporter subunit C: MSIIFSHYNDWIVVALMMIGFYIVIAQGNLVKKLVGLNIFQTSVFILYISAGKVTSGTAPILNDSGNVYSNPLPHVLILTAIVVGIATTALGLALTIRIKRAYGSIEEADIQKRDLSC
- a CDS encoding DUF4040 domain-containing protein produces the protein MVWEGEVIELLLDISLLSMLVVTALAIAHSRDLVAVVMLTGVYGFLSASFFVLMDAVDVAFTEAAVGSGISPLLMLLTLALVGRHETCARSRSLPALILVGITGALLIYGTLGLPSFGDANSPAQLHVAPRYISDSAAEIGIPNVVTSVLASYRGFDTFGEVVVVFTAAIGVMSLLSTGALPILPKAEGAHSHKVLRIVSKILIPPIMIFGLYVQFHGDYGPGGGFQAGVIFAAAIILYTMFFGVDFARRVVDVPALRFLAAFGALLYGSVGISSMLLGGNFLDYSVLAGNPITGQHIGIIVIELGVGITVAAVMVLIFYSFVSQLDKQGRKDG
- the mnhG gene encoding monovalent cation/H(+) antiporter subunit G, translating into MTTFVDVLSGLMLLSGCFLIFTGALGVLRFPDTLSRMHAAGVSETMATVLILGGLMLLAGWSLVLLKLVMVLLFLLFTSPAASHALAKAIWTRQQRGDGQ
- a CDS encoding monovalent cation/H+ antiporter complex subunit F, producing the protein MILSITAITLLIVMAMAIFRAIAGPSVFDRVLAVNLFGTKTVLFIAVLGFLSGRPEFLDIALVYALMNFISVIALLRYFEYTDRLQQQGESE
- a CDS encoding Na+/H+ antiporter subunit E, with protein sequence MRHTISISALLSGIWLANSGHYNFLMICFGIGSVAFVVWICHRMDVIDHESQPIHLTLALPNYYVWLAWKIILSNWDVIKRVWLGNGSIQPMVKTLNLPQKTDMGRVIYANSINLTPGTVSLEVNETTILVHALVPENIAELEDGEMSDRVSRLEQ
- a CDS encoding dienelactone hydrolase family protein produces the protein MSHSDVATPEWQAGETQQAPIIDAYPEFEPGSYTFKGVTRPVYKSGKGPAIVVIHEVPGIYDDVCDFAQRLNEEGFTTYLPSLLGTPGMNYSTPNLIKSMSKLCVSKEFNRFAFREEAPIADWLRALARDAHRACGGPGVGAIGMCFSGGFALAMMADESVIAPVLSQPSMPFMLTKKLRHDIDVNPKDIPKIKARMERDDICLIGLRFSGDKMVPGDRFKYLTELLGDKFVGISIDSSPGNSNNIKAAAHSVLTRDYVDDEHHPTYQAFQKVLALFKKQLMPVPAQVE
- a CDS encoding DUF1353 domain-containing protein; the encoded protein is MATTECIRYSSDYKYQLADTYEIKILITPKDDIDVDFIALTAGGTLLIKKGYAWDGPSGPIKDTEENMRASLVHDALYQLMRMEELSTRSHRKAADQLFKDICKEDGVSNFCASAYYKALRKFGKPAASAQSKKIVHLAPKP
- a CDS encoding MAPEG family protein, whose amino-acid sequence is MNATLIFWPVLAQVVLTILVFILMGVRKAKSVKAGTVNRKAAALDNRVWPADVVQVSNNIANQFETPILFYVLCIVLYISGGVGVPALVLAWAYSLSRYAHAFVHTSSNYVPTRMRIFLFGILVLLLMTLLAGFELASLG